A single window of bacterium DNA harbors:
- a CDS encoding 1-deoxy-D-xylulose-5-phosphate reductoisomerase: MKNVCILGATGSIGKSTLEVIQKLGPEYKVFAITCFENTELLQKQIEQFKPKYVCVANSSFSKINKKLNCKVLAGTDGLCELASHPDVDIVLNALVGSIGVRPMLAGIKANKTIAIANKETLVAYGTIIMKELSKSKASLLPVDSEHSAIHQCLGSYRAKGAKDFVVKRILLTASGGPFWNKKSVKNITPEIALLHPVWKMGKKITIDSATLMNKGFEVIEASVLFDVPVKNIEVVIHPQSIVHSMVEFPDSSVIAQMGLPDMKLPIQYALTYPLRVPSMAKQLDFKSGIKLEFSKPDFKRFPCLGLAYESAKIGGTMLAVLNAVDEEVVNAFLHKKIKFEDIPRIIEKVMSKHKVIPSPTFKEIEEAEKWAKAKTVDFLNL; the protein is encoded by the coding sequence ATGAAAAACGTATGCATTCTCGGGGCTACCGGTTCCATAGGAAAATCAACACTTGAAGTCATTCAAAAGCTCGGACCGGAATATAAAGTATTCGCCATTACCTGCTTCGAAAATACAGAACTCCTCCAAAAACAAATAGAACAATTTAAACCAAAATACGTATGTGTCGCAAATAGTTCTTTTTCAAAAATAAATAAAAAACTCAATTGTAAAGTGCTTGCCGGAACGGATGGCTTATGCGAACTCGCAAGCCACCCGGACGTGGACATCGTGTTAAACGCACTTGTCGGTTCCATCGGGGTTCGTCCTATGCTTGCCGGAATAAAAGCAAATAAAACAATTGCCATCGCAAATAAAGAAACACTCGTTGCTTACGGAACGATAATTATGAAAGAATTGAGTAAATCAAAAGCATCCCTCCTGCCCGTGGATTCCGAACATTCCGCAATACATCAATGCCTTGGTTCTTATAGAGCCAAAGGAGCAAAAGACTTTGTTGTGAAACGCATACTCTTAACTGCGTCCGGTGGACCTTTTTGGAACAAAAAATCCGTAAAAAACATTACCCCGGAAATCGCATTACTCCATCCCGTATGGAAAATGGGGAAAAAAATTACGATAGATTCCGCCACCCTTATGAATAAAGGATTTGAAGTTATCGAGGCAAGTGTGTTGTTTGATGTGCCCGTGAAAAACATAGAAGTCGTAATACACCCGCAATCAATTGTTCACTCAATGGTAGAATTTCCGGATTCTTCGGTTATTGCCCAGATGGGATTGCCCGACATGAAACTTCCAATCCAGTATGCATTGACTTACCCTTTAAGAGTTCCTTCTATGGCAAAACAACTGGATTTCAAAAGCGGGATTAAACTGGAATTCAGCAAACCCGATTTCAAAAGATTCCCCTGTTTGGGGCTTGCTTACGAGTCCGCAAAAATAGGCGGGACGATGCTGGCAGTATTAAATGCCGTAGACGAAGAAGTCGTAAATGCATTCTTACATAAAAAAATAAAATTTGAAGACATCCCACGTATCATAGAAAAAGTTATGTCAAAACATAAAGTTATACCAAGCCCAACATTTAAGGAAATAGAGGAAGCGGAAAAATGGGCAAAAGCTAAAACAGTTGACTTTTTGAATCTTTAA
- a CDS encoding glycosyltransferase, with translation MKASITAHRHSGISDKAGCSIIIPTRNRSWVLKDCIRHLSNQSAKDYEIIIIDDASDDNTGDLISSLSKSIRYIKLPKRIGCWAARNVGIKNASGEIIIFVDSDVLVDKNFIADHIELHKNNPNIAVQGVVRHISRPEKFGIKTLRVDGICNTGLVIQNCSVPKQKLLDVGLFDEYKFMGYMDVELGMRLKKAGVKVVYAFNNCIAYHVDGFYTREKLKNVFSKAEERGRTSLRFIARAQGKTSENVANLKVLYLSGLLQTNKWIEKTGLFNLLVKSIDFPLPFIFPILKELTKYHYRAKGIKSIRK, from the coding sequence ATGAAAGCATCCATCACCGCCCACCGCCACAGCGGGATCTCCGACAAGGCGGGATGTTCCATAATTATTCCGACAAGAAATCGTTCCTGGGTTTTAAAAGATTGCATACGCCATTTGTCAAACCAATCCGCAAAAGATTATGAAATTATTATTATTGATGACGCTTCAGATGATAACACGGGAGACTTAATTTCGTCACTCAGCAAATCAATAAGGTATATAAAATTACCTAAAAGGATAGGATGTTGGGCAGCGCGAAACGTTGGCATAAAAAATGCATCCGGAGAAATAATCATTTTCGTAGATTCGGACGTTCTGGTAGATAAAAACTTCATTGCCGACCATATTGAGTTGCATAAAAATAATCCAAACATTGCAGTCCAGGGCGTAGTCAGACACATAAGCAGACCGGAGAAATTCGGCATCAAAACCCTGCGAGTAGACGGGATATGTAACACAGGACTCGTAATACAAAACTGCTCCGTTCCCAAACAAAAACTTCTGGATGTAGGTCTGTTTGATGAATATAAATTTATGGGATATATGGACGTGGAACTTGGGATGAGGCTTAAAAAAGCCGGAGTAAAAGTCGTGTATGCATTTAACAACTGTATTGCTTATCACGTTGACGGGTTTTATACCAGAGAAAAACTAAAAAACGTTTTTTCCAAAGCCGAGGAACGTGGAAGAACTTCACTGCGTTTCATAGCGCGCGCGCAGGGAAAAACTTCGGAAAACGTCGCAAATTTAAAAGTGCTTTACCTGTCGGGTTTATTACAAACCAACAAATGGATAGAAAAAACGGGATTGTTTAATTTGCTGGTAAAGAGTATAGATTTTCCCTTGCCGTTTATATTTCCCATACTTAAAGAACTTACGAAATACCACTACCGCGCAAAGGGAATTAAGAGCATTAGAAAGTAG
- a CDS encoding TonB-dependent receptor produces MLIPFLFLLSATPIKTYMMDTVVVVGTRTPTKLSESSRAITVIKDFTTSSLSDALKTALSVNASDRGLPGVQTDLSIRGSTFNQALVLVNGIRMNDPQTSHHNLEIPFMVSDIDKIEILGGSASSIYGPDAFGGVVNIITRPAGEKFHASAGTSFGTYNAQLKTASVENEKAGLSYESSSSDGYRENTDFKNSTYGAQYSTKLTHTFINYMEKEFGAADFYGQHYAREHTNTIFSGIKLENRLLKTNVYSRIHKDKYTQNITNPDSPVNRHTVYTIGAETQLSTKSFILGTETVFDYLTSNILDNHIVGKFALFGQLRKKIGRRMFFITGIRSDYNSLYGWQTNPRFELSKGFRSPIKIRVSVGHAFRTPSFTELYYNVGNLRGNPNLKPENAWNYEAGIDYTVKNFTLMNSVFIRDGNNIIDWVGESDGFVHARNITSDRVKGIETGLTSKILRLNYTYLWAQNMQTAKYIRNRAKQLISGELKYTFPYGIETSIDGLYKELQDTVMVQGTTYYYVFNGKLSVEIQATTSIKGKLFLQGMNLLDAYYKDLNMEMPGRGYQVGIKLEI; encoded by the coding sequence ATGCTTATACCTTTTTTATTTCTTCTGTCCGCAACTCCCATCAAAACATATATGATGGACACCGTTGTCGTCGTCGGCACACGAACTCCTACCAAACTTTCCGAATCCTCCCGTGCTATCACCGTAATTAAAGATTTCACCACCTCCTCCCTTAGCGATGCCCTTAAAACTGCATTATCCGTTAACGCTTCCGACAGGGGGCTGCCCGGCGTGCAAACTGATTTATCGATAAGAGGCTCAACTTTTAACCAGGCATTGGTTTTGGTAAACGGGATAAGAATGAACGACCCCCAGACCTCTCATCATAATCTTGAAATTCCTTTTATGGTTTCGGATATAGACAAAATCGAAATACTCGGTGGGAGCGCTTCTTCCATTTACGGGCCTGACGCTTTTGGCGGAGTCGTCAATATTATAACCCGTCCCGCAGGGGAAAAGTTTCACGCTTCCGCAGGAACTTCTTTCGGGACCTACAATGCACAACTCAAAACCGCAAGCGTTGAAAACGAAAAAGCCGGACTATCTTATGAGAGTTCGTCTTCTGACGGGTACAGGGAGAACACGGACTTCAAAAACTCGACTTATGGAGCGCAATATTCCACAAAATTAACTCATACTTTTATAAATTATATGGAGAAAGAATTCGGCGCAGCAGATTTTTACGGCCAGCATTATGCGCGGGAACACACGAATACGATATTCTCGGGAATAAAACTCGAAAACCGGCTTTTGAAAACCAATGTCTATTCGCGTATCCACAAAGATAAATACACCCAAAACATAACCAATCCCGACAGTCCGGTTAATCGACATACGGTTTATACGATAGGCGCTGAAACGCAACTCAGCACCAAATCTTTTATCCTCGGCACGGAAACCGTATTTGACTATTTAACAAGCAACATACTTGACAACCATATCGTCGGAAAGTTTGCCCTGTTTGGACAGTTGCGCAAAAAAATTGGTCGTAGAATGTTTTTTATAACAGGCATACGGTCTGACTACAATTCGCTTTACGGCTGGCAGACCAATCCGAGGTTTGAGTTAAGCAAAGGATTTCGCTCGCCGATAAAAATCCGTGTATCCGTTGGACACGCATTCAGGACGCCGTCTTTTACAGAATTATATTATAATGTGGGCAATTTAAGAGGAAATCCAAACTTGAAACCCGAAAACGCGTGGAATTATGAAGCGGGTATTGATTATACAGTAAAGAATTTCACTCTTATGAATTCGGTATTCATACGGGACGGGAATAATATTATAGACTGGGTAGGGGAATCGGACGGTTTTGTCCACGCAAGAAACATAACGAGTGACCGTGTGAAAGGGATTGAAACGGGGTTAACTTCAAAGATACTTCGTTTGAACTATACGTATCTGTGGGCGCAAAATATGCAAACCGCAAAATACATCCGCAACAGGGCAAAGCAATTGATTTCGGGTGAACTGAAATACACGTTTCCGTATGGCATTGAAACGAGTATAGACGGTTTATATAAGGAGTTACAGGACACGGTAATGGTGCAAGGCACGACGTATTATTATGTGTTCAATGGTAAACTATCGGTAGAAATTCAGGCCACGACTTCAATAAAAGGGAAGTTATTCCTGCAGGGAATGAATTTGTTGGATGCTTACTATAAAGACCTCAATATGGAGATGCCCGGCAGAGGTTATCAGGTAGGAATTAAGTTAGAAATATAG
- a CDS encoding SurA N-terminal domain-containing protein — MMMRRLRGKTVYFLWLLIIVFVAFIFVGWGMQDYSTQKISKRDQGIIAEVNKEPITYKAYGDLMEYYVKSGQSRSEAGKAAFNKLVEDVLINNAIQKKKINITDENIVEFIKTNPPPQLLGDTSLQTNGQFDYGKYLSIISNPSNIEWLKSYEEVLRTQLPRQVLYQMIVGTVRPTTIDFMEEFLQRRTKLKVEYVKSAPEVSPFEIQNYYDKNKDIFAKESKPIVKYVMFPIKITVEDEMDSKAAAEEILNLALQGTPLDTIVETHNCILLPEKPENSGIVKKDDGWHISVKKDSIVGSLLLPMHPSTETMGRVEESAESFIEEAKSDFEGTAKAYKMEVKTSRIDEAPINEIDLSYIESKKKPILIGPVEGENAFYVVRTAGISEKYIPKFNDIADKVKYKYLSVNSPILFKQGFKEFVKAKGLTAINPGTFDFYSSPEGPEFFMQAVNIPKDTTMYVVVNGTSYIVHSLDRIQPEADSIKNEMPQFYSIWSEEEGKKIFTEWVNGQKETAKIQDYRYKTY; from the coding sequence ATGATGATGCGAAGATTGAGGGGGAAAACAGTATATTTTCTCTGGCTTCTTATAATAGTATTCGTAGCCTTTATATTCGTTGGCTGGGGAATGCAGGACTATTCTACCCAGAAAATAAGCAAACGCGACCAGGGAATAATCGCAGAAGTAAACAAAGAACCGATTACTTATAAAGCTTACGGCGACCTTATGGAATATTATGTTAAAAGCGGGCAATCAAGAAGCGAAGCAGGAAAAGCGGCTTTCAATAAACTGGTAGAAGATGTATTGATTAACAACGCAATACAAAAGAAAAAGATTAACATCACGGATGAAAATATCGTTGAGTTCATAAAAACTAACCCTCCACCACAGTTGCTAGGCGATACCTCATTGCAAACAAACGGACAATTTGACTACGGTAAATATTTATCCATAATTTCCAATCCCTCAAATATTGAATGGCTGAAAAGTTACGAAGAAGTGCTGAGAACTCAATTGCCGAGACAGGTCCTATACCAGATGATTGTAGGAACAGTTAGACCGACTACCATAGACTTTATGGAAGAATTCTTGCAGAGAAGAACTAAACTAAAAGTGGAATATGTAAAATCGGCCCCCGAAGTAAGTCCATTTGAAATACAAAACTATTACGACAAGAATAAAGATATTTTTGCCAAAGAAAGCAAACCAATTGTAAAATATGTTATGTTCCCGATAAAAATAACCGTTGAAGATGAAATGGATTCCAAGGCAGCAGCAGAAGAAATTCTTAATCTTGCGCTTCAGGGAACCCCCCTTGACACTATAGTCGAAACCCATAACTGCATTTTATTGCCGGAAAAACCTGAAAACTCAGGCATCGTCAAGAAAGATGACGGCTGGCATATTTCCGTAAAAAAAGACAGTATTGTAGGAAGTTTATTATTGCCGATGCATCCTTCTACTGAGACGATGGGTAGAGTAGAAGAATCTGCGGAAAGCTTTATTGAAGAAGCAAAATCCGATTTTGAAGGAACGGCAAAAGCATACAAAATGGAAGTTAAAACAAGCAGGATAGACGAAGCGCCGATAAACGAAATTGACTTGTCTTATATTGAGTCTAAAAAGAAGCCTATTCTTATAGGTCCCGTGGAAGGCGAAAACGCTTTTTATGTTGTCCGAACTGCCGGCATATCCGAGAAGTATATACCAAAATTTAACGACATAGCCGATAAAGTTAAATACAAATACCTGTCTGTAAATTCTCCTATTTTGTTTAAACAAGGCTTTAAAGAATTCGTTAAAGCAAAAGGCTTAACGGCAATAAACCCCGGAACATTTGATTTCTACAGCTCGCCGGAAGGGCCTGAATTCTTTATGCAAGCAGTAAACATTCCAAAAGATACTACGATGTACGTAGTAGTTAACGGCACATCTTATATAGTTCATTCTTTAGACAGAATTCAACCCGAAGCCGATTCCATAAAAAATGAAATGCCCCAGTTCTATAGCATATGGTCGGAAGAAGAAGGCAAAAAAATCTTTACGGAATGGGTAAACGGGCAAAAAGAAACTGCCAAAATCCAGGATTACAGATATAAGACCTACTAA
- a CDS encoding radical SAM protein, giving the protein MKADNSHFPGSIIYGPVKSRRLGNSLGINLLPVGCKVCSFNCSYCQYGWTDTHTINKNELGRVKFPGVQEVITAIEGVLHRIKTPLDCLTFSGYGEPTLHPQFNEIIKQTKDLRDRYSKDHNVPPIPIVVISNSTNIENAREGLQLADVRAMKLDACEENIFNEINKPAEGVTLDDIVKNLKTLKDIIIQSMFLETNANDSAVEKWITCIEEIKPLEVQIYTLDRMPADSNLKVLDKLVLKDIARKLTEKTGIKVTVF; this is encoded by the coding sequence ATGAAAGCAGATAATTCTCATTTCCCGGGAAGCATAATTTACGGTCCGGTTAAATCAAGACGGTTAGGCAATTCCCTGGGAATTAACCTTTTGCCCGTAGGGTGTAAAGTTTGTTCTTTCAACTGCAGTTACTGTCAATACGGGTGGACGGATACTCACACGATAAACAAAAACGAACTTGGCAGAGTAAAATTCCCGGGTGTCCAGGAAGTAATAACTGCAATAGAAGGCGTTTTGCACAGAATCAAAACGCCCCTGGATTGTCTGACGTTTTCCGGTTACGGCGAGCCTACATTGCATCCGCAGTTTAATGAAATAATAAAACAAACAAAAGATTTGCGGGATAGATATTCGAAAGACCATAACGTTCCCCCGATACCGATAGTCGTGATATCCAATTCCACGAACATAGAAAACGCGAGAGAGGGACTTCAGCTTGCAGATGTGCGGGCAATGAAGTTGGATGCCTGTGAAGAAAATATTTTCAATGAAATTAATAAACCTGCGGAAGGAGTAACTCTCGATGACATCGTAAAAAATCTAAAAACGTTAAAAGATATTATTATTCAATCAATGTTTTTAGAAACGAATGCGAACGATTCTGCAGTTGAAAAATGGATAACCTGCATAGAAGAAATTAAACCGTTAGAAGTTCAAATATATACACTTGACAGGATGCCGGCAGATTCGAACTTGAAAGTGTTGGATAAGTTGGTGTTGAAAGACATCGCCCGAAAACTAACAGAAAAAACGGGTATAAAAGTAACGGTTTTTTGA
- a CDS encoding lipid-A-disaccharide synthase-related protein, giving the protein MPTVLFLSNCYGEDRSAAIIASALKKMRPDTEIIGAPLISFGEEYEKRNIPVLLKTKVPPSGGFTTRSIAGILDVLTGFYIPIRYCLALKKLRPKTDSVMITGDVFLLILGWLGARKPIFFLAPAKSDYQNPHYKVELWIMRSLIHKKQIKQIFTHDEYTANNLRKNNVPATFVGNPMVDELKREHKFTPEKNSITIGILPGSRTEAYKNFIKILQVVELLEQKNLPKLSFVTALPNTIKLDTLTTLSQNNGWNLSTDDISVLTKKDTKVFLYYNAFVDIIEQANIIIGLAGTANEQAAYFGKPIVGFQGTGPQTSNVRMNNQQNLLGGCLKVVKNFPDEVVNEIMFLLQHPDEIKRRSKIGKFRMGPSGGAERIAQVIVGSMK; this is encoded by the coding sequence ATGCCTACCGTTCTTTTCTTAAGTAACTGTTACGGCGAAGACCGCTCCGCCGCCATTATCGCTTCCGCACTAAAAAAGATGCGCCCCGATACCGAAATCATAGGCGCGCCACTCATATCCTTTGGCGAAGAATACGAAAAAAGAAATATCCCCGTTCTCCTGAAAACTAAAGTCCCACCGTCCGGAGGCTTTACCACAAGAAGCATTGCCGGAATTCTTGACGTGCTAACAGGGTTTTACATTCCCATCAGATATTGCCTTGCCCTTAAAAAACTTCGTCCAAAAACGGATTCCGTTATGATAACGGGAGACGTTTTTTTGCTCATTCTGGGATGGCTCGGCGCACGCAAACCTATCTTCTTTCTTGCTCCCGCTAAGTCCGATTACCAGAACCCCCATTACAAAGTTGAGTTGTGGATAATGAGAAGTCTGATTCACAAAAAACAAATAAAACAAATTTTTACTCACGATGAATATACCGCAAATAACTTACGAAAAAATAACGTCCCCGCGACATTTGTCGGCAACCCGATGGTTGACGAACTAAAACGTGAACATAAATTCACCCCGGAAAAGAATTCTATCACAATCGGAATACTTCCCGGTTCACGAACCGAAGCTTATAAAAATTTTATCAAAATACTACAAGTCGTTGAGTTGCTCGAACAAAAAAACTTACCGAAATTATCCTTCGTTACGGCTTTGCCGAATACTATTAAGTTGGATACGTTGACAACTCTTTCTCAAAATAACGGATGGAATTTGTCAACCGATGATATAAGCGTTCTGACAAAAAAAGACACAAAAGTATTTTTATATTACAATGCTTTTGTTGACATAATTGAGCAGGCAAATATTATAATCGGGTTAGCGGGAACGGCAAACGAACAGGCAGCGTATTTCGGGAAACCTATCGTTGGGTTCCAAGGAACAGGCCCGCAAACTTCGAACGTGCGAATGAATAACCAGCAAAATTTATTGGGGGGATGTTTGAAAGTTGTTAAAAATTTCCCTGACGAAGTCGTAAATGAAATAATGTTTTTATTACAGCATCCCGATGAAATAAAAAGGAGAAGCAAAATCGGAAAATTCAGGATGGGTCCGTCCGGTGGCGCAGAAAGAATAGCACAAGTTATAGTAGGTAGCATGAAGTAG
- a CDS encoding NUDIX pyrophosphatase: MISPAFSKNKMSPEISNVVTCFLESEGKILILKRSSKVGTYQGKWAGVSGYMPSKKTTGRDTTPEQQALKEINEETSLAAEEVELLKKGKPVMVKDEKLNKEWKIYPFMFRVKTPDKIKIDWEHSETIWIKPEDMEKYDTVPNLKETFQSISEV, encoded by the coding sequence ATGATATCACCCGCATTTTCAAAAAATAAAATGTCCCCCGAAATAAGTAATGTAGTAACCTGCTTTCTTGAATCCGAGGGAAAAATTTTAATACTAAAAAGAAGTAGCAAAGTTGGAACTTATCAAGGAAAATGGGCGGGAGTGAGCGGATATATGCCCTCCAAAAAAACGACGGGCAGGGATACTACACCGGAACAGCAAGCGTTGAAAGAAATAAACGAAGAAACATCACTGGCTGCGGAAGAAGTTGAGCTATTAAAAAAAGGGAAACCGGTAATGGTTAAAGACGAAAAATTAAATAAAGAATGGAAAATATATCCTTTTATGTTCAGGGTGAAAACGCCGGACAAAATTAAAATCGATTGGGAACATTCCGAAACGATTTGGATTAAACCCGAAGATATGGAGAAATATGATACGGTTCCAAACTTAAAAGAAACATTTCAAAGCATAAGCGAGGTATAA
- the rseP gene encoding RIP metalloprotease RseP: MILTLVSTLIVLSVLILFHEFGHFIVAKRSGIKVEIFSLGMGLRLIGIKKGDTDYRISLVPFGGYIKMAGEDLKDVKGEGNEFPSKSPGVRASVIVAGPVFNLVLAWVGFTIVSFMQGNSEIPTTFVQTPGKQINLQTGDKFVSVNGIETKTWNDVISGISKKDSVSCEIERNNEIQKVIVYGESLDIAPRILPVVGRVIKQGVAWKAGIRENDVINQIIIDSLRDTIQISNWDTLVTLIQNNARKEVSFLWTRDSKLMSAVLIPEKKEYMDENNKIKEIGMVGVQLKTVRKPITLIGGFKDGFVRTWDVALLTLKFFKNLFAGKMSAKALGGPVSIGKFAGESARWGLDSFILLISFLSIQLFLLNLMPFPPLDGGQIFIIGIEKLQKRPVPEKTIILIQNIGFSLLMLFMVYVTFNDITRIFKK, from the coding sequence ATGATACTAACCCTTGTAAGCACACTCATTGTTTTAAGCGTATTAATACTTTTTCACGAGTTTGGGCATTTCATAGTCGCGAAACGCTCGGGTATAAAAGTAGAAATATTTTCCCTTGGGATGGGACTCCGGCTTATAGGAATAAAAAAAGGAGATACGGATTACAGGATTTCGCTTGTGCCGTTCGGCGGGTACATAAAAATGGCAGGCGAAGACCTGAAAGACGTAAAAGGTGAAGGCAATGAATTTCCGTCAAAATCTCCCGGAGTAAGGGCAAGTGTAATAGTTGCGGGTCCCGTATTTAACCTGGTTCTGGCGTGGGTAGGATTTACGATTGTTTCTTTTATGCAGGGAAATAGTGAAATTCCGACCACTTTTGTGCAAACTCCCGGGAAACAAATAAACCTCCAAACAGGCGACAAATTCGTTTCCGTAAACGGGATTGAAACAAAAACGTGGAACGACGTCATTTCCGGTATTTCCAAAAAAGACAGTGTAAGTTGTGAAATCGAAAGAAACAACGAAATACAAAAAGTTATAGTGTACGGGGAAAGCCTGGACATCGCTCCAAGAATACTTCCGGTAGTCGGCAGAGTCATAAAACAGGGCGTTGCGTGGAAGGCCGGGATCCGCGAGAATGACGTCATTAACCAAATAATTATTGATAGTCTCAGGGATACGATACAAATTAGCAATTGGGACACGCTCGTAACTTTAATCCAGAATAACGCACGCAAAGAAGTGTCTTTCCTGTGGACAAGAGATTCCAAATTGATGAGCGCAGTTCTAATACCCGAAAAAAAAGAGTATATGGATGAAAACAATAAAATAAAAGAAATAGGAATGGTCGGAGTTCAATTAAAAACCGTAAGAAAACCTATCACTTTAATAGGCGGATTCAAGGACGGGTTCGTAAGAACGTGGGATGTTGCATTGCTTACGTTAAAATTCTTCAAAAATCTTTTTGCAGGAAAAATGTCAGCCAAAGCGCTTGGCGGACCCGTATCAATCGGAAAGTTTGCAGGCGAAAGCGCAAGATGGGGATTGGACAGCTTTATATTGCTCATATCTTTCCTGTCAATTCAATTGTTTTTACTCAACCTTATGCCCTTCCCGCCTCTTGACGGAGGACAGATTTTTATTATAGGAATTGAAAAGTTGCAGAAAAGACCCGTTCCCGAGAAGACAATAATTTTAATTCAAAATATCGGATTTAGTTTGCTGATGTTGTTTATGGTATACGTCACTTTTAATGATATCACCCGCATTTTCAAAAAATAA
- a CDS encoding glycosyltransferase codes for MKASVILPTHNRAYILKDCLQHILNQSISDYEVIVIDDASTDDTAKIISKFLVGVSDDRQITPTYPAQLGKYSNLKYIKLEKQSGPHAARNAGIKIATGELIIFVDSDVLVHPDFIKDHINIHTQYPDIILQGMVRYIKDIRKATFKLFYTNLMSFGILVSQNASIKKEWLIKAGLFDETFGIGYEDIDLGIRLQNLGLRFRYAIKQCKAYHINLPHSKKSIKEYISKHFERGKCAYYFTKKHGAKAEQIAHTKKILAKAKFLNTDKWVEKPSCMKFLENSIDSPIYPLFPLFRKAVKYHYRAKGIREAEMKK; via the coding sequence ATGAAAGCATCCGTAATTTTACCTACACACAACAGGGCTTATATATTGAAAGATTGTCTTCAACACATTCTGAACCAGAGCATTTCCGACTACGAAGTAATCGTTATAGACGATGCCTCTACCGATGATACGGCAAAAATAATATCAAAGTTTTTAGTTGGAGTTTCCGACGATAGGCAGATTACTCCAACTTATCCAGCTCAGCTGGGAAAATATTCAAACCTCAAATACATAAAATTGGAGAAACAGAGTGGACCTCATGCCGCAAGGAACGCCGGAATAAAAATAGCAACAGGCGAACTTATTATATTCGTAGACAGCGATGTTTTGGTACATCCGGATTTTATTAAAGACCATATCAATATTCATACGCAATATCCCGATATAATTCTGCAAGGTATGGTGCGCTACATAAAAGATATACGGAAAGCAACATTTAAACTTTTCTATACCAATCTGATGTCCTTTGGAATACTCGTATCGCAAAATGCATCCATAAAAAAAGAATGGCTTATAAAGGCCGGGTTATTTGATGAAACTTTTGGTATCGGGTATGAAGATATAGATTTGGGTATCCGATTGCAGAATCTGGGATTAAGATTCCGGTACGCAATTAAACAATGTAAGGCATACCATATTAACCTGCCTCATAGCAAAAAAAGCATTAAAGAATATATTTCAAAACATTTTGAACGCGGGAAATGTGCGTATTATTTTACTAAAAAACATGGGGCAAAAGCAGAACAAATCGCCCATACAAAGAAAATACTTGCCAAAGCAAAATTTCTTAATACGGATAAGTGGGTGGAAAAACCGTCGTGTATGAAATTTCTTGAGAACAGTATAGACTCTCCTATTTACCCGTTGTTTCCGTTGTTCAGGAAAGCAGTTAAATATCATTATCGCGCGAAAGGGATAAGAGAAGCGGAGATGAAAAAATGA